A stretch of Triticum aestivum cultivar Chinese Spring chromosome 1D, IWGSC CS RefSeq v2.1, whole genome shotgun sequence DNA encodes these proteins:
- the LOC123180185 gene encoding uncharacterized protein, protein MERRFGDVAERLAAAALGTRRRAPHPEARLGAHIVLLLLLGAADPAGAKGGDVHPERLRADEPALVLHPRQAQREIWKRDAVQLMLGIDSKFIIHCIEDLSMMISSIASSAEISEYWSV, encoded by the exons ATGGAGCGACGATTCGGAGATGTAGCAGAGCGCTTGGCGGCAGCTGCTCTCGGCACGCGACGGCGTGCCCCACATCCAGAGGCTCGCCTCGGCGCCCACATCGTCCTCCTACTACTTCTCGGTGCCGCTGACCCGGCGGGTGCCAAGGGAGGTGACGTACATCCAGAGCGTCTGCGCGCAGATGAACCGGCTCTGGTGCTCCATCCCCGCCAGGCGCAGCGCGAAATCTGGAAGAG GGATGCTGTCCAGCTGATGCTTGGTATCGACTCGAAGTTCATCATCCATTGTATTGAG GATCTCTCGATGATGATCAGCAGTATTGCAAGTTCGGCAGAAATAAGTGAATACTGGTCAGTATAA
- the LOC123164640 gene encoding putative nuclease HARBI1: MDPEDLSDSEEEDDEMMLLILPALYLASAGCEAKRARYRSGAEWICEVLEDDRGHGYPKLRIEPHVLREFSQYVRSKHLLRNTRGVSVEEQIGMFVYMLSRNANFDQLSDRFERSRETIHRHIKACFDAIVSLKGDFVKHPGTKTHWKILSDPHYGPYFENCIGAIDGIHVPLTISDREAAPYRNREGSITQNVMLACDFDLNFVHVSSGWEGSAPDAEVLHSAIESGFQVPRGKYYLVDGGYPNTPSFLAPYSGVPYHIEEQEQRSCRARNYKELFNLRHAQLYGHIKNAIGLLKMRFPVLKVATSYRLETQLKIPAAAVVLHNIIQRQGDAEGSSVNQTIPIVTREGGDAAHGHDVSALNNQCDTGDALRDDIAKRMWEDYIINM; this comes from the exons ATGGATCCTGAAGATCTCAGTGActcagaggaagaagatgatgagatGATGCTACTCATTTTGCCAGCTTTATATCTAGCTTCCGCCGGGTGCGAGGCAAAACGTGCACGATATCGCAGTGGCGCAGAATGGATATGCGAAGTTCTTGAAGATGACCGAGGTCACGGCTATCCAAAACTTCGGATTGAACCTCATGTTCTCCGTGAATTTTCACAGTATGTCAGGTCAAAACATCTCCTGCGGAATACAAGAGGTGTTTCTGTGGAAGAGCAGATCGGCATGTTTGTGTACATGCTCTCACgaaatgctaactttgaccaactAAGTGATAGATTTGAGCGCAGCAGAGAGACTATCCATAGACATATCAAGGCATGCTTTGATGCGATCGTCTCACTGAAAGGTGACTTTGTGAAGCATCCTGGAACTAAAACTCATTGGAAAATATTATCTGATCCGCATTACGGGCCATACTTTGAG AACTGTATAGGAGCAATCGATGGAATTCATGTCCCATTGACAATATCAGATAGGGAAGCGGCTCCATATCGAAATAGAGAAGGATCCATTACTCAAAATGTGATGCTTGCTTGTGATTTTGATCTCAATTTTGTCCATGTGTCCTCTGGCTGGGAAGGCTCTGCACCTGATGCAGAGGTCTTGCATTCTGCTATAGAATCTGGATTTCAAGTTCCAAGAGGCAAGTATTATTTGGTAGATGGGGGTTATCCGAACACTCCTTCCTTTCTTGCTCCTTATAGCGGGGTGCCTTACCATATTGAAGAGCAGGAGCAGAGAAGTTGCCGTGCAAGAAACTACAAGGAGTTGTTCAACCTTCGACATGCACAACTGTATGGCCATATAAAAAATGCTATAGGTCTATTAAAGATGAGATTTCCAGTTTTGAAGGTTGCGACATCTTACCGCTTAGAGACTCAACTgaaaattccagcagcagcagtggtGTTGCATAACATAATTCAGAGGCAAGGAGACGCTGAAGGATCTTCAGTTAACCAAACAATCCCAATCGTTACCCGTGAAGGTGGGGATGCCGCACATGGCCATGATGTTTCAGCACTGAACAATCAGTGTGACACGGGCGATGCTTTAAGAGACGATATTGCAAAGAGGATGTGGGAAGATTACATAATAAATATGTGA